DNA from Sorex araneus isolate mSorAra2 chromosome 6, mSorAra2.pri, whole genome shotgun sequence:
CAGCGTGTGGCCTGCGCTGGGACACTGATCCTTCCTGAAAGTCCGTCCTGGGCCGCCTGGGCCCGCCATCATCCCGCCTGCCCAGACTGGGAACCCCCAAAGGTGCAGAATGGACACGTACAGCAGAGGAAGCCGGCAGCAGCCCGGCGCCTTCATTCACCATTTATTTGGGTTCTTCGGGGGAAaccccaagcggtgctcaggtgacctggGGCCCCGCAATCCTCCTCCCACTggtctggctctgagctcagggatctctctctgGGGCCTCGGGAGGCACAAGATGATGTGCTGGGAATAAAATAGCACATCAAACGGTTCTGGAAACAGAACCGGAAAAAGCAAGAGTAATTGGTGTGCACCACCTACTGGCCGGTGCTGGGACTGCTGTGAACGCGACCACACATGCACCATCAGGAATGGCCAGATTCAGTCCCAAGGACCCCGTCAAGTCCACCATCCAGGTGGAGAAAACATGACCATGCTCCCCGGGGCTGACAAATGCTAGAACCCTACGGTCTGTCTCCTAGACTGAGGCAGTAGGTCTTCTGCTCTCAGTACAGAAagcaggaatgctcaggggtctggCACGTGCACAGAGCCCCCCCGGAAACCATCACTGAGAAACAGTCCACAGCTAATTCTCACAGGAAACAAGCCACTGATCTGCAGCCACTTCAAGAGAGGTCCGGTGAAGGGCGCACACAGGGGACCCTGAAAtcagtcacccccacccccgaacccACCCAACAGGTACCTCTGGAGACGCTTGggccccacacacacattctctcctCTAAtacagagaagagaggaaggggaccAGACCGCGTGACTTCGGGGACTGATGACTTTATTGTTTGTCAGCGCCCTCGCAGTGCCCATTACTAGCAAGATGCAAACACAAGTTCTGCAGCGGACAGCGGGCTTCCAGACCCGCAGAGACCAGCGAGCGAGGAGGAGAGGAACAAAACCAGTGCTCCAGCCACCGTGGTGGGATATTCTTTCACTTGAGCTTGTCGctgttttgtttcatgtttttggtttgttcttttttttttttcgcagaaaaaaaaatggagtccaGGCAAATACAAACACATTCCAGATCAGCGTCACTCATCATCTATCCGACCTTCATCAAGGCAGGCGAAGTACAGATGCTGTACAGTAAAACATGCGGAGACACTCCCGGGGCCTCCACCGAGCCACTGCTGCCCGGGGGGCCTAGATGTACAGCGAGCCGTCGGCGGGGCCCACGTAGCCCACCCCGATGAGCAGCACGTCCAGCAGTGTCCACACGCCCAGGCCGCCGAAGCTGAAGAGCTTGCCCAAGCCCTCTCGCCACTGGCCCAGATAGAAACGGTCTGCACCGAAGCCGCCCAGCGTGATGCTGTAACAGGGAACGGCCGAAGTTCACCAGTGCCCGAGGCCTCTCAGCCCCAACACCCATGAGCCTCTCAGGGGCCAGGTGAGACCCAGgcgaccctccaccagtgcacacgcTTCTAGAAGgcgagggtggggagtggggatcACAGCAGGGCTTTGGGGACTGGAACATGTGGGATCCGGAGGAGCGGGCAGTGGGGCTGGGTGAACTGTGTGGGAAGTTGGGGTCTGTCACCAGCTGCCCATCCCCAACCCCGCCTGTGAGGGGCCCATGACGGCAAAAGACCATGTTTGGACACTTTTGTTGCTCTCAAAGTCTGTCAAAGATGAGTTCAAACAGCACAGGGCAAAGTGGAAGGAAGCAGTGGGCACCACCCACTGCCAACCACCATGAATGCTGACCACGGCCCTGACACTGACCCTGACTCTGAGCCTGCCTGTGCCCCTGACCGCTGACCCCAAGGACGACCTTGATGGGCGGGCATCAACCCTGCAACAGATCTGCCAGCTGCATAAGCCACAGTGCCTGTAGGTGTGCTCAGGGCGGGAAGCCCTGCGGAGTGGCGGGGCTGAGTGTCCTCTGAGAGATGTGGGCAGCAGGGGCTGAGCGGGCACCCAGCCATCCAGCTCCACGAGTCCCTCTGCCCGGCTAAAGCAGCACTCTGTCTGTTCCTGCTGGGACTCCTGGCCTGCTCCCCCACATGGTCAGTCCCGTGACTGCTGGTCTCCACCCTGATGACCCCAGGGTCCACAGGAGTCACACGGCTATGTCTGAGAGACCCGATCCCAGTGACAGCCTGCAGCTCCTTGCCCCCACAGGGAGGATGTGAGGGACTGGGGGCCCCTGCCCCAGTCTTGGGAGGCTCACCTCAGTGCCAGGGCGGTGGTCCACTTATACCCGCCTGTCCAGTTGCAGTACAGCATTTTGGGGAAAGTGCGGTTACcttggagaaagggagagaaatatGGCACCAAGACAGGGCAGTGAGGTCAGCCCCATGGGAACCCAGCGCCAGGCGGGGCCCAAACCGATACtcctggtcagctgtgtccaCTGCAGGCCCTGCTGCTGAAGGGGACAGGGGAGGAAGAGAGCGTCAAGCACAAGCCATGGCCAGCAGCAAGGAGGAGGGTGttctttccttccccccaccaccatcttTCCCCTCCACTTCCCCGGATGCAGAGCCGGCCCCTGGCCACTGGCATCGCTGGCACCAGGAAATCTCAGAGGCTGGGCAGCCCCAGCAAGCCACTCCGGTAACAGCCAGTTGAGTGCGGTCTCTCAGAGATCATCTCGCTACATGTCATATTTTACCGACTTGGGGGAGGGCTCCACCCTGCCTCCCAGTGACCCGGCTGGCGGATGCAGTGCTgcaggctgcagtgctcagggccttcagGGCCGCCCCCACTGGGTGttgctgggatggaaccagggagGGGTGCCTGCATGCTCCCCACCCTCTCTACCACACTGTCCTGTCTTATTTTTAGCTACGGGGAGGGCACTGAGCCTGGAGACAGGGGTTGCGGTTAGTCAGCGTCATATCCtacagattttttgttttttccaacatgacattttaggggctggagtgatagcgctgTGAgtaggcattcgccttgcacgcggccgacccaggttcgattcctctgcccctctcgaagagcccggcaagctaccaagagtatcttgcccgcatggcagaacctggcaagctacccatgacatattcgatatgtcaaaaacagtaacaacaagtctcacaatggagatgttactggtaccgctcgagcaaatcgatgaacaagatgacagtgatacagtgacacagtgacatttTAGGAGTCAGAGAACGGCAATTTTCTAGGTGTCTCCTTAGCTCAGGTCACTGAGATCACTAATGAGCTTGGTACTGAGACAGCACCACAAGCACGTCTGCTGGAACCAAGTCTGTGTGGGACCGGAGCTTCCCGGGTTCACACACTTACCCAGGCAGTGCACGTGGTCCCGCACGGTGCAGTTGGCCACGTAGCGCTGCCGTGGACAGGCCACTGTCATGCAGCTTGTGGAATCGGAGCACTCGTAATCGGCCTCGGGCAGCTGCCAGCAGAACCGGCAGGTCATGTTGATGACGAAGTGCTTCTGGGGTCTCAAGTCTTGGTCCTACCGGACACAGAACACAGAACCAAACCTGTCACAGCTCACAGGACTGGGACCTGCTCTGTATATGGAAGTTCCAGGTTCAAACTCCACCCCCACATGGTGGAGCTCCCCACTGCTGGGAGCCACCCACtgggcagaggcaggggctgcccctgagcaccgcggggagtAACCCCAAACTCAAACCACCCCGTGCTACCAGTCATAAAATTCTAACCTGATGGAACCTGGCAGCAAAGTGGCAGAATAACATACCAAGTATTATAAGAACGATGTGcactaatgaaataaaaacatcacactaccaagggctggagcaatagcacagcgggtagggcgttcacctttcacgcggctgacctgtgttcgattcctctgcccctctcggagagcccggcaagctacgagagtatcatgaccaaacggcagagcctggcaagctcccagtggtgtattcgatatgccaaaaacagtaacaacaagtctcacaatggagacattactggtgcccgctcgagcacgcTACCAAACCGCTACGTgcacataaaaatgtatattggTCAGTTTCTATAATGGCAGAAAACACCCCCCAAATACAGCAAAGTTCACATGCAATGGACAAAGGTTATTTCACAACGATAATACAGTCCCAGTACTTTTGTTCAGCTACATTTTTCATCACGTGCACATGTTTTTATGATACAGAAATAAAAGCGCATTTTGATTtaccttttgggccacacactgcGGAGGGGCCCCTACGcaggcggtgtgcaaggcaaacaccctacctgcgggACTATCATTGTGGCTGCTcacaggacagagctgggagccaCCAGGATGCCCGTCCTGGCTGAGGCCACTGCAGGGGTCTGGCACCTGCCCTGGCATCAAACAGGGCAAcccccaagccctgacaggagtgatccctgtgcacagagccaggagatagtacTGAGCACTCTGGcacaacctcccccaccccacacacacaaattaaaatatgagaaataaaagGTCAGGGGGACTGAAGCGACAGTCCagcagccctcctccccccaaagcatctgccttgcacgctgctgacctggattcaatgcctggcatcccaaagggtctTCTGAgtgccccaggagtaattcccgagagcagagccaggagtaagccctgagcatcgctgtgtgtagcctccaaaaacaatttttttttttttaaatgaaaggtcAAGACTCTGATTAGGCTGACTTACGCTGGGCCTGGCTAGAGGCCCCGAGTTCCCTGAGAGCTCCCCAGGGCTGCATGGACCCCGAGCCTGCACTCTGGGATCTCAGTCCCCGGCGGCCACAGCACTTACCACGCAGGTGACGGCGGGCCTCACCGCGCAGTCGAAGGCCACGGGCTGCCCGTAGACGCAGGAGAAGTTGGTGCGGCACTGCATGCAGTCGGGCGGCAGCCGGCTGCACAGCCCGTTGCTGGGACACTTGGTCACGTAGGGCAGGGGCGGCTCCGTGCTCTCTGCagaggagggacccctgagctggGCTGCGGGGTGGGGTCTAACACTGCCCTGCGCCCGGGCACCCCACTCGCCCTCAATCCCAAAGCAGAAGCGGCCTGAGAGGCCACtccgggggggctggagcgataggactaCGGGGGtgcggggcgcttgccttgcagcagcagacccgagttcgatccccggcaccccgctcAGGGTcaccgagcacctccaggagtgaccctcgagtgcagagcaggggtcagccctgagctccgccgggagtggtgcccctccccccaaaccacaACAAAGGCCACTCAGGGGGCCTGCCCGCCTGGGCTGCAGCGGCGGACTTGGCGGAcgagctgcagggagggggccgggggccggcgggACGGGGAGGGCCGCGGCGGGCTCGGTCCTACCTGGCGCCTGGGGGGCGCCCGTGAAGGCGCGCGTCGGGCCCGGGTCCTTCAGCGACTGCGCCAGCGGCTGCGAGTGCTCTAGAGGGGGACAGCGGGGCCACGCGTCACCGCCTGACGCTCCCGGGGGGCCCCGCTGACCCCCGCCCGCCGCGGCGCCCACTCACCGCCACCCGACAGGATGTAGAGCTGCGAGAGCACGAGCACGGCGCGCCACAGGCGGCGCAGGCCCCGCAGCGGGCCCGCCGCGGCCGCCATCTTGCTGGCGCGCGCACTTCCGGGTCGCGGGGCGGAGCGTTTCCGGTGCGACGGCGGGGCGGGGCGTTTCCGAGGCGACGGCGTGGGGCGGGGCAATAGCTAGGAGCGTGCGTTTCCGGGGCGACGGAGGGGCGGGGGCACGGCGTTTCCAGGGCGACGGCGTAGCGTGGGGCGGGCGTTTCCGGGGCGATGGCGGGGCGGAGCGTGACGTGACCTGGGGAGCGTAGTGCGCAGGCGCGGCGCCAGCTGTCCGTAGGTATCGACAGCTGTGAGGCGTCCTAGCATCCTCAGGGGTGTGAAGGTGACTTGGTTCCTAACCCCGCAACGCCCACATCGAGAGCCTCACTTCTCCCACTGCTCGAGACCCGGAAAGGCCGAATGTATGGAAGAAAAGTCATTAAACTGGGTGCAGACAAGAGGAATTCGCAGGGCTGCTGAGTCAGCCGGGGAAGCTGTAAGATGCCCTGCAGCTTTCAGGCTGGCACCGCCATCCCGCGGCTGCAGACACAGAGCGCTGTTCCTAAGAGTCCATCCTGGCCCAGGACGGGAGGAAGTTCCGTCTGCCGTAGGAGCACGCGACCCAGTTCGAGCATATATTCCCTGTTCTGCCTGGATGTTAGAAAGGCGTCTATCGCCGGCACATCCGGGCGCCCGgggagggaggggttgggggctattcctggcttggtgcccCAGAGCCACCCCCGCAGGAACATATGCTTGCCCTTCGAGGGCAtgctcctgtactctctctagcccctagaaaATGATCTCAGCCCCACTGAAACGAATTGGCTTAAAGGAATGCATCACTGGAATCCGCTCTGGGGTTTCTGCTTCTCTGCACTCTCATCTGGAATCCACACTCCGTTTCTGCCACGGTGAACCTCACCCTGCACTGAAGACTGcacccttcccccatcccacctgcctcAAGGTCATTTTGGGGGGAAACTGCTATCTCCTCATCCTTCACCAAAAGTTCCCCCTTGAACAGAGAGCCGGGAGTGGCTCCCTAAACCCATTTCTATCATGGCAGGTTCATCCTCCCATGGAAGAAGTAACTGGAGTGGGGACCAGATTATTGGGACATGAACCCCATGGCTGAAACACTGGAAAGAGCATGTCATCTATTTCATTTTATGCCATCTATTTGTTTCTAAAGGTGTACAAGTCTCAGTTGCCAAACAGAAGCACAAACGGGCAAGTCCATTCTCAGAGCAAGGAACTGCTGATCCCACAACTGGCATTCTCTGAGGCACAGTGCTCTTGCTCAGCGATCTGGGATGTAGCTCTAGCCGCTGCTCTGGTAGTGGTTGGCTAGCTGAAAAGAAGTCATGGTTCTTACTTGGGAGATGAGTTTCTGTGTGAACTTCAGGGAAACCAccataagaaaaacaaacaaaacctgagacataatttccttagaaaagaatttccggggctggagtgatagcacagaggatagggtgtttgccttgtatgctgccaacccaggttcaattcccagcattccatatggttccccgagcaccaccaggagtaattcctgagtgcagagccaggagtaacccctgtgcatcgacaggtgtgacccaaaaagaaaaaaaaaatttcccccatatacaaaataaaaaaaggtttgTAGATTTTTATTTGAAGTCTATCTTTTGAATAACCACCGACCTTAGCCTTAGCCATGGCATCTCACACTCCTTTTTCCTAGTACTGCTTTAGGAATTACTTTTTCCCATAGAAGTCACTGGAGGCATTTGGGAAATGAAGTTTCACATGTCTGAGCTCAGATGCATGAGTGACTCAAACTTGAGATCAGCTGCTGCCTCTTGGCCTCCTGGCACTCACATGAAGCAAGGTGCATTTTCAAGGGCCAAAACAAGTTCTCTGGAAGCAAGGCCGAGGGGAGAGCCTCAAAAGTCTTCCTCAGCACTGAGTGTCCGGGACGCTCGCAATGTCCTCAGCCTCCCCATGGCGGAGGTGACTGGCATCTCTCCATGGATTTTGTTGTCCCGTGTGCAAACGCTGACAGCACAATTTGCTTTTTCCTTGTCTCCAACCACtgcagaaaaggaagaggaatcaaCCTGCTGCACGTCACCGCCTCCCTAGATTCCTAGATTTCAAATCAACAGTCAGGTTGATTTGAGGTTTCCTGAAACAAATGGTCTCTAAATAGGAAACTCGTGGCCATTAAGGCTTCCTCTGATAGTACTTTCCCCCCAcctgcttttttgggggtggggcatccTGAGTGGTGTCCAGGGAGTATGGCGGTCTTACTGGAATTCTCACTGGCTGGACTGGAGCTTCAACACAAGAGTCTGGGGTCGTGATGCTCCTCAGGGCCTATGATGCGGGGGGTTAACTGGGCCTTTCTGACAGGGCGTGGCGGCGTGGCGTCCTCTGGGCTATACCCAGGACGTCTGGGGGccatctggggattgaaccagggttgccaTATCAGACATACTCCCTAACCACTGCACATCCTTTCCGCTCCCTAAtgagattattttttgttgttttttgtttgtttgtttgttttttgctttttgggtcacacctggcgatgcacaggggttactcctgcctctgcactcaggaatcacccctggcggtgattcaggggaccatatgggatgctgggaatcaaacccaggtcggccgcgtgcaaggcaaatgccctacccactgtgctccagccccaacctaatGAGATTATTGTGACATTTGTTTCCATGATTGGTTTGATATAAGCGGTCAGGTTCAGGATTTGTGTGAAATGTGATTCTTCTTTCAGCAGCTAATGAAGAGTCCATAGTGGCCGCGGACTAGGCACAGCACAGCACGCTCTTGGCGTCTAAGACACACACAGGCCAACTGACAGAAGGACAGAGGTACAGCatagtgcttttctttttcttaatttgtcTTTGGAATAAAGGAGGGGGAAACAACCCAAAAATCCCCCAGGATTTGGAAAACTATAGAAGACATCTGAATTACCCAAAATGAAATTATACTGGGCCAGCTGTGCGCGCTGTATCTTCTTGCTCAGAGTCCAGCTGTGGTCGAGGTCAGCATCAGCCGTGAAACCTTCTTCTGAAAACTGCTTGGACACCTGGCAAGACCAGGGCGCACGCCGTGAGGGGATCTGGGGCTGCCACCTGCTCCTGAGAGTCATGCCCCATCGCTGGCACCTCCCCCTGTACCCAGATGGTCTTCGAGGGTGGTACATGGCATGTCCTGCCTGAGACTCTCCATCAAGGAGGTCCACACCAGACCTGCACCTAGTCAGCctctagaacattctagaagagGCAGCTAAACACCATTCCCTCCTGAGTGGCCTCCATAGGAGATGAATCCGCAGTACCCCTCACAGACACAGAAGTCACTTGAAGTGCATCAtgattttaaagttaatattAGCACTTCTCTGGCCAGCCGTGTTTCCCGTCCCACATCCCAGCAAAGCCAGAGCCTAGAGATGGGGGACCAGCCGCAGAGGGGGTGCCCACAGGCAAACCTCTGAGAGGCCTGCACCGTGAGCAATGGAGGCACTGCCCACGGGAGGGAGCCCACACCCTCCTGCCACAGCTTCCGGGCCCGCCACGGAGTCAGAATCAGACTCCAGCCACGGACCCCGCAAATAGCCGCCATCCTGGGCCCGACCCTTGGCCCCCGCCAATAAGTAAAGAAGCCGTGGCAGGTGGCACGGGCGTTACCTGCAGTGCCGATTTGTCACAAGCCGGGTCCACAGAGATGACCATGATCTGCCGTGGAGATAGCCAGAATGGCctggggggcggagagagagtgtggaggttccctgagcccagcgggGAATGCTCACTGCGGCCTCCAGACCTTCCCCCGCCACCTCCAGTGGTCTGTGAACTGTGTTTGTCGCTTGGACACGGGCATGGGGGCGGGGAATAGGGACTGAAGGAGAAGGGGGCAGGAGAGCAAGCAGTGGGCACACCCCCAACAGCAGGGACAGGGGCTCCGGCAGCCCGAAAGGTGCAAAGATGATCTTCCAGTTCTCCACATTCTCTCCAGGGTCAAGAGCACTGTGTCAGGCTACCtggtctggttttgttttgtttttcttttttggggtcacacctggcaatgctctgggcttattccccgctggcactcaggaatcactcctggtgatgctcaggggaccatatggggtgccggggattgagcccgggctggttgtgtgcaaggtctgcaccctccccactgtactctagcTCTGGCCCAATGACTAcaacttagatttttttaaattaactgatCATGAATTACCAAGTTATTTGTGACTGTTTCAGGAATGCAATATTTCAACGCGCATCCCTTCACCACCAACCACTTCCCTCTCCAGAAACTGAGTTTGATGTAGTGCTAGACATTGGGGAAGTCAGCAGAAGCTCCCGGGTTTCAGCCTCATCTAATCTAATCCTTAGACACGATCTCCTTATGTGGTGCCAAAgtggagggttgggccacaccttgggggtgctcaggggctcctcctggctctgtgctcaggggactgtagtcAGTGCTGGGCTGGAactgggccggctgtgtgcaagacaagccccctaaTCCCAGCCCTGTTGCCAGGCCCAGGCCCGACCTTCTCtgaccagacagacagacacctcTTGGGCGGGTCACTCACCACCTCCCCCTGTAGTTTTCCGAGAGAATGGCGACCATCCTTTCCACGGATCCCAGGATGGCTCGGTGGATGATCACAGGACGGGCCTTGTCTTCCCCATTTTTGCTGAAAACACGAGAAGGGCACATTTGACTCTTGTCTGAGGGTTCCATAATAATTTATCAAAAGACAGGATGGCATGGGTAAACGGGTGAGTGGGACAGAACTACACGCCTCTGTTGTGACGGGGTACTGACAAAGGCCTGAAGACCAGTGTTGGAGAAAGATGGTCTTTCAGCAAACAATGTATCACCACAGGCATCTGAATGCAAAGAATGAGCTCGGACTTGTGCGGCATCCCTCACAGACAGAATTCACGTGAAGTGCATCATGATTTAAAAGTTAATGTTggcactggagagatggtacagcaaggagggtgcttgccttgcttgtggccaatgtgggttcagcccctggcatcCCTCAGGGTcccggagctctgccaggagcgcaggactgatctctgagcagagccaggagtaagcccggagcactgctggatgtggcccaccaCTGCCCCGCTCAATAagtttaaaaacaagcaaacaatacTAAGAAACCTCGCAGAGCAGACCATCTTTGTGAACTGGGCTTAAGTATTTGATGGCAGGACCCATTTAAAAAAACGTGGATATTTGCAATCATTGAAATTCAAAAATCCAGATCAAAGGGAATGGTGAGACATGCAAGCtataaattagaagaaaaaggtAGACGTCGAGTAACCAGCAAAGGGCCAGGTGTGGGACGGCTCACCTCATGTAC
Protein-coding regions in this window:
- the TM2D3 gene encoding TM2 domain-containing protein 3 produces the protein MAAAAGPLRGLRRLWRAVLVLSQLYILSGGEHSQPLAQSLKDPGPTRAFTGAPQAPESTEPPLPYVTKCPSNGLCSRLPPDCMQCRTNFSCVYGQPVAFDCAVRPAVTCVDQDLRPQKHFVINMTCRFCWQLPEADYECSDSTSCMTVACPRQRYVANCTVRDHVHCLGNRTFPKMLYCNWTGGYKWTTALALSITLGGFGADRFYLGQWREGLGKLFSFGGLGVWTLLDVLLIGVGYVGPADGSLYI